From a region of the Alphaproteobacteria bacterium genome:
- the metF gene encoding methylenetetrahydrofolate reductase [NAD(P)H], producing the protein MSNVSLSFEFFPPKTEALQDALLKVAGELAPLKPSFVSVTYGAGGTTRGRTHALVDQLQTKFGLKAAAHLTCVGATKTEVDGIAKDYWAKNIKHIVALRGDAPDMNGKYTPHPEGYAYSCDLVEGLKKLAPFEISVAAYPEVHPDAVSADADLLYLKRKQEAGATRAITQFFFDNDAYLRFCERAKKIGITIPIVPGLLPISNFEKAVEFAGKCNTYVPDSLKKTFAGLLPNSDEFKAAAIATAIEQANYLRKNGVTHFHYYTLNRADLVIPICKALEG; encoded by the coding sequence ATGTCGAACGTGTCCCTCAGCTTTGAATTTTTTCCGCCCAAGACGGAAGCATTGCAAGATGCCTTGTTAAAGGTAGCGGGGGAGCTTGCGCCACTTAAACCATCCTTCGTGTCGGTAACATATGGCGCAGGCGGTACAACGCGCGGACGCACACACGCGTTGGTTGATCAGTTGCAAACCAAATTTGGATTGAAGGCTGCTGCGCATTTAACCTGCGTGGGTGCTACAAAGACCGAAGTTGATGGTATTGCCAAGGATTATTGGGCAAAAAACATCAAACATATCGTTGCGCTGCGCGGTGATGCGCCAGATATGAATGGCAAATATACGCCGCACCCTGAAGGCTATGCCTATTCCTGCGATTTAGTGGAAGGGTTAAAAAAGCTTGCGCCATTCGAAATCTCCGTTGCGGCTTATCCTGAAGTGCATCCGGATGCGGTGAGTGCGGATGCCGATTTGTTGTATTTAAAACGCAAGCAGGAAGCCGGCGCAACACGAGCCATTACGCAATTCTTTTTTGATAATGATGCATATTTGCGGTTCTGCGAACGCGCTAAAAAAATTGGCATTACGATACCTATTGTTCCTGGCTTGTTGCCTATCTCGAATTTTGAAAAGGCCGTTGAATTTGCCGGCAAATGCAATACATACGTACCGGATAGCCTTAAAAAGACATTTGCAGGACTTTTACCCAATAGTGATGAGTTTAAAGCTGCGGCGATTGCCACAGCGATTGAACAAGCCAACTACTTGCGCAAAAACGGCGTAACGCATTTTCATTATTATACGCTAAACCGCGCAGATTTGGTTATTCCCATTTGCAAAGCATTAGAAGGATAA
- a CDS encoding GTP-binding protein has translation MISRDTLHFLTCGHVDDGKSTLIGRLLYDVGAIPEDQAEGAMVDGVLDYSRLLDGLEDERSQGITIDAAYRYFRFGGRHFRIADTPGHVQYVRNMAVAAANSDVALILVDAAHGVREQTIRHSKIAAFFGIRQFVIVANKMDLVGYSETKFKAIEKDYRDQMADVPNLSLTFIPVSAIAGDNVFKKTTNMPWYKGETMMDYLQKVQVQTSSLQGVRLPVQSVIRFEDRRGYQGMLNGGVVKEGDKLQVAGTSSTIGISRIYHSGKQVKEVSAGQAVTLVTDDDVDIARGNVLYPASAPITSTESFVGSVLWLDPSFAGRGDVQCTLKIHNREEQVEVRQGAVNGPIVDTCIFAALPIPVDLYAHNRMTGIFMLIELETERAIGVGTVRSIKECDWDKGGDAPALKNSASFF, from the coding sequence ATGATTAGCAGAGACACACTTCACTTTCTAACTTGCGGCCATGTGGATGATGGCAAATCAACCCTCATCGGTCGGTTATTGTATGATGTTGGCGCTATCCCTGAAGACCAAGCGGAAGGAGCAATGGTCGACGGCGTGCTGGATTATTCCCGATTGCTGGATGGTTTGGAAGATGAACGTAGTCAAGGTATTACTATTGATGCTGCATACCGCTATTTCCGTTTTGGCGGACGCCATTTCCGTATTGCCGACACACCAGGGCACGTTCAATATGTGCGTAATATGGCGGTTGCTGCGGCCAATAGCGATGTGGCGCTGATTTTGGTGGATGCCGCACATGGCGTACGCGAGCAAACCATTCGCCACAGCAAAATTGCAGCGTTTTTTGGCATTCGCCAATTCGTAATCGTCGCCAACAAAATGGATTTAGTCGGTTATTCTGAAACCAAGTTCAAGGCTATTGAAAAGGATTACCGCGACCAGATGGCGGATGTTCCAAACCTGTCACTGACTTTTATTCCCGTTAGCGCAATTGCAGGTGATAATGTATTTAAGAAAACCACAAATATGCCGTGGTATAAGGGCGAGACGATGATGGATTACTTGCAAAAGGTGCAGGTGCAAACATCATCCCTGCAAGGCGTGCGGTTGCCTGTTCAATCGGTTATCCGGTTTGAAGACCGCCGGGGCTATCAAGGCATGCTGAATGGCGGTGTGGTGAAGGAAGGCGATAAATTACAGGTCGCAGGTACAAGCAGCACCATCGGCATTTCACGTATCTATCACAGTGGCAAACAAGTCAAGGAAGTAAGCGCAGGTCAGGCCGTAACTTTGGTCACGGATGATGATGTGGATATTGCACGCGGTAATGTGCTTTATCCGGCCAGTGCGCCGATCACTTCAACCGAAAGTTTTGTGGGGAGCGTATTGTGGCTTGACCCCAGCTTTGCAGGGCGCGGCGATGTTCAGTGCACGCTCAAGATTCATAACCGCGAAGAACAGGTGGAGGTACGACAAGGCGCTGTAAATGGCCCGATTGTTGATACGTGCATCTTTGCGGCGTTGCCCATTCCGGTTGATTTATATGCGCACAACCGCATGACTGGCATTTTCATGTTGATTGAATTAGAAACGGAACGCGCTATCGGCGTTGGTACGGTGCGTTCCATCAAGGAATGCGATTGGGATAAAGGCGGTGATGCGCCCGCACTCAAGAACTCCGCGTCTTTTTTCTAA